From Hippea alviniae EP5-r, the proteins below share one genomic window:
- a CDS encoding NfeD family protein — protein sequence MCSFVEVLLLLSIILVLVEFILTTGGISAFAGLVSFFMALALIFIMKLNIPPLFLKITIPTFIVLFILSIVVIILAYKAHKQKPIISDKPMVDKIGICTKTIKPNRYGQVEIDGEIWEATSDEEIKKGERIRVIEQNSLKLTVKKGE from the coding sequence ATGTGTTCGTTTGTTGAAGTATTACTACTTCTTTCAATCATACTGGTTTTGGTTGAGTTTATACTAACAACCGGCGGTATATCGGCATTTGCCGGCCTTGTCTCTTTCTTCATGGCTTTGGCTTTAATATTTATTATGAAGCTCAACATACCGCCACTATTTTTGAAAATCACAATCCCAACATTCATTGTTCTTTTTATCCTAAGCATAGTCGTCATAATTCTTGCATACAAAGCCCACAAACAAAAACCCATCATATCAGACAAACCAATGGTTGATAAGATAGGCATCTGCACAAAGACAATAAAACCCAACAGATACGGCCAGGTTGAGATAGACGGTGAGATATGGGAAGCAACTTCAGATGAAGAGATAAAAAAGGGCGAAAGAATAAGGGTAATCGAACAGAACTCTTTAAAATTAACAGTAAAGAAAGGAGAATAA
- a CDS encoding flagellar basal body L-ring protein FlgH produces MKKWLIPTLALVLTYGCTTSSVERRYAMMPEYVKEQPAVYQQPVHHEGSLWNNTSDNLFSDIKARHVGDILTIVVSEEAASAYSSDVKTSRESSASSGLNNILGFQTKILPRLHLTTGEGGLWDTSSSSSYAGSGENKVNNKLTATITARVIKVLPNHKLFIRGEKQIYTNGEENTLIITGIVDEYQISSDNTIDSQYISDAKIFYNGKGIVSSTRNEGWLAKLWQLIRPF; encoded by the coding sequence ATGAAAAAATGGCTCATTCCTACTTTGGCTTTGGTTTTAACATACGGATGCACGACATCAAGCGTTGAAAGAAGATATGCAATGATGCCAGAGTATGTAAAAGAGCAACCAGCAGTATATCAGCAGCCTGTTCATCATGAAGGCTCTTTGTGGAACAACACTTCAGACAATCTCTTTTCAGACATAAAGGCAAGACATGTTGGAGACATCTTGACTATAGTTGTTAGCGAAGAAGCAGCAAGTGCATATAGCTCTGATGTAAAAACTTCAAGAGAGTCATCAGCTTCAAGCGGTTTAAACAACATTCTTGGATTCCAGACAAAAATTCTGCCAAGACTTCACCTAACAACGGGCGAAGGTGGACTTTGGGATACATCATCTTCAAGCAGCTATGCAGGAAGTGGTGAAAACAAAGTAAACAATAAACTTACAGCAACAATAACAGCAAGGGTTATCAAAGTTCTTCCTAACCACAAACTCTTCATAAGAGGAGAAAAACAAATTTACACAAATGGTGAAGAGAATACGCTTATTATAACAGGTATTGTTGATGAGTATCAGATATCATCAGACAACACAATAGACTCCCAATACATATCTGATGCCAAAATATTCTACAACGGCAAAGGCATAGTAAGTTCAACAAGAAACGAAGGGTGGCTTGCAAAACTGTGGCAGCTTATAAGACCATTCTAA
- a CDS encoding HD domain-containing protein, which translates to MENIREDPYIEQLYLTASKLNSKIYLVGGAIRDIFLNRQANDYDFVIFGDLKRLAKEVSSRFLCKYILYEKKLKTYRVFCRAKTIDLSEPRAQTIEEDLKKRDFTINSMAVDLDSLKLIDPLNGRKDLKKGIIRINTDRAIDDDPLRILRGFRLAATFRFDIEAETITLFRDKVKLLKKISPERITEELKLFFLLNETFTYLLIMDRVGVIDTLFDDLVLTNACIQSSRHLYDVKTHSLSVYNYIEWALNRLERVLGKAFKKYLIHYTMEKDILLVAFKLAALFHDAGKPFCKIVVDGDAKFPMHEIESAKLFEKYAEIYPFGKKIAKLTKFFIEKHIEPANLYKAWSLNELEELNKADFFVNYGENGIDLLIFALADTLAKGKISASKREVYIMFLQEMANYYYSIEKKLKEKPILSAEEILNLYPTLDKKKLKPILTNIKKLQIANALKSKEEAISIVKKMI; encoded by the coding sequence ATGGAAAACATAAGGGAAGACCCTTACATAGAGCAGCTGTATCTTACAGCTTCTAAACTCAACAGCAAAATATACTTAGTTGGCGGTGCAATAAGGGACATATTTTTAAACAGACAGGCAAACGATTACGATTTTGTCATTTTTGGGGATTTAAAAAGATTAGCCAAAGAAGTCTCATCTCGATTCTTGTGCAAATACATTCTGTATGAGAAAAAACTCAAAACTTACAGGGTTTTTTGCAGAGCAAAAACGATAGACCTATCCGAACCAAGAGCCCAAACCATAGAAGAAGACCTAAAAAAGAGAGACTTCACAATAAACTCAATGGCTGTCGATTTAGATTCTTTAAAACTGATAGACCCATTAAACGGCCGAAAGGATTTAAAAAAGGGCATAATCCGAATAAATACAGACAGAGCCATAGATGACGACCCTTTAAGGATACTGCGCGGATTTAGACTTGCAGCAACATTCAGATTTGACATAGAAGCAGAGACAATTACTCTCTTTAGAGATAAAGTTAAGCTCCTTAAAAAAATATCTCCAGAAAGAATAACCGAAGAGCTAAAGCTATTCTTCCTTTTGAATGAAACATTTACCTATCTTTTGATTATGGATAGGGTCGGCGTGATAGATACACTGTTTGACGACCTTGTTCTTACAAATGCGTGTATCCAAAGTTCAAGGCATCTATACGATGTAAAAACACACTCATTAAGTGTCTATAACTATATAGAATGGGCTTTAAATAGACTCGAAAGGGTGCTTGGCAAAGCTTTCAAAAAGTATCTTATACATTACACAATGGAAAAAGATATTCTGCTTGTTGCCTTTAAGCTTGCAGCCCTGTTCCACGATGCTGGAAAACCATTCTGTAAAATTGTTGTTGACGGTGATGCAAAATTCCCGATGCACGAGATAGAGAGCGCCAAGCTCTTCGAAAAATACGCAGAGATATACCCATTCGGAAAGAAAATAGCAAAATTGACAAAGTTCTTTATAGAAAAACACATAGAACCGGCAAACCTATACAAAGCATGGAGTTTAAACGAGTTGGAAGAACTAAACAAAGCAGATTTCTTCGTTAATTACGGTGAAAATGGTATAGACTTGCTCATATTCGCACTTGCAGATACACTTGCAAAAGGCAAAATAAGCGCGTCAAAAAGGGAAGTTTATATAATGTTCTTACAAGAGATGGCAAACTATTATTATTCCATAGAGAAAAAACTAAAAGAGAAACCCATCCTATCAGCCGAAGAGATACTAAACCTATACCCAACACTCGATAAGAAAAAACTCAAACCCATCCTAACAAACATCAAAAAACTACAAATAGCAAACGCCCTAAAAAGCAAAGAAGAAGCGATATCCATAGTAAAGAAGATGATTTAG
- a CDS encoding ATP-binding protein has protein sequence MKCTRCKKEAEVELKSHNAAFCRDCFLEFFYRQITKGIKQFKMFSKKDRLLVAVSGGKDSMALWDALIELGYNVEGLFINLGIDKFSDAAEEKVKAFASSKGVKLNIVDLKKEGIPIPEVVKKTRKVPCAICGQIKRYYFNKVGLDGGFDVLITGHNLDDETSRLFSNTLHWKIEYLQDQKPLLPSENGLLRKAKPMWRLTEFETAVYAFFRKIDYLEMSCPFSKGATFSQYKRHLNAIEYESPGTKIDFYQSFFKNMLPILEEKREKVVNFCKNCGYPTFGELCTVCRLKML, from the coding sequence ATGAAGTGCACAAGGTGTAAAAAAGAAGCCGAAGTCGAACTGAAGAGTCATAACGCAGCATTCTGCAGAGACTGTTTTCTTGAGTTTTTTTACAGGCAGATTACAAAGGGCATAAAGCAGTTTAAGATGTTCTCAAAGAAGGATAGGCTTCTTGTTGCTGTATCGGGTGGCAAGGATTCGATGGCACTTTGGGATGCTTTAATTGAGCTTGGTTATAATGTTGAAGGCCTGTTTATAAACTTGGGTATTGATAAATTTAGCGATGCAGCTGAAGAAAAGGTTAAAGCATTTGCCAGCTCGAAGGGTGTAAAGCTCAATATTGTCGATTTGAAAAAGGAAGGGATACCGATACCCGAAGTTGTCAAAAAGACAAGAAAGGTGCCTTGTGCTATATGTGGTCAGATTAAGCGTTATTATTTTAATAAAGTTGGTTTAGATGGTGGGTTTGATGTTTTGATAACAGGCCACAATTTAGACGATGAGACAAGCAGGCTCTTTTCAAATACGCTGCATTGGAAGATTGAGTATCTGCAAGACCAAAAACCCTTACTTCCAAGTGAGAATGGTCTATTGAGGAAGGCAAAGCCAATGTGGAGATTGACAGAGTTTGAAACTGCCGTTTATGCTTTTTTTAGAAAGATAGATTATCTTGAGATGAGTTGTCCGTTTAGCAAGGGTGCAACATTTAGCCAGTATAAAAGGCATCTTAATGCCATAGAGTATGAGTCGCCAGGAACAAAGATAGACTTTTATCAGAGTTTTTTTAAAAATATGTTGCCGATTTTGGAAGAGAAGAGAGAAAAAGTGGTGAATTTCTGTAAAAATTGCGGTTATCCTACATTTGGTGAACTTTGCACGGTTTGCAGATTGAAGATGCTGTAG
- the rpsU gene encoding 30S ribosomal protein S21, protein MPGVIVGENESFEEALKRFKKQCERAGILSEIKKRERYEKPSERRKKKLLAARKKLLKRLKMMKKR, encoded by the coding sequence TTGCCAGGCGTTATCGTCGGTGAGAATGAGAGTTTTGAAGAAGCTCTCAAAAGATTTAAGAAGCAGTGTGAAAGGGCTGGGATTCTCTCTGAGATTAAGAAGAGAGAAAGGTATGAGAAACCCAGTGAGAGAAGGAAGAAGAAACTATTAGCTGCACGCAAGAAGCTTCTTAAACGCCTTAAAATGATGAAGAAAAGGTAG
- a CDS encoding CvpA family protein → MSVIDIALGIFILVLAIRGMIRGIVREVFGLAALILGVVASNMFGRSFGHYIATHLTVTPTVAYAFGFFVMFIVVYLVLLLVGYVISSILKKIELGWLDRLLGLAFGSAKALFFIAIVVFLCESFPFLKGFGEQFRKDSQIYAFVKGNIVDKTDVMRVINGLKIKGFKSSKSNLELIVEEKDA, encoded by the coding sequence ATGAGTGTAATTGATATAGCGCTTGGCATTTTTATACTTGTTTTGGCAATAAGGGGAATGATAAGAGGTATCGTTAGAGAAGTGTTCGGCCTTGCTGCTTTGATTTTGGGTGTTGTTGCTTCTAATATGTTTGGAAGGAGTTTTGGTCATTACATAGCAACTCATCTTACTGTTACGCCTACCGTTGCTTATGCTTTTGGTTTTTTTGTTATGTTTATTGTGGTTTATCTTGTTCTTCTTCTTGTTGGTTATGTTATCTCTTCAATCCTTAAAAAGATAGAGTTGGGTTGGCTTGATAGACTGCTTGGCCTTGCCTTTGGTTCTGCCAAAGCCTTGTTTTTTATAGCTATTGTGGTGTTTCTGTGCGAGAGTTTTCCGTTTTTGAAGGGCTTTGGAGAGCAGTTTAGGAAGGATTCACAGATTTATGCCTTTGTGAAGGGAAATATCGTTGATAAAACGGATGTTATGAGAGTTATAAACGGTTTAAAAATAAAAGGATTTAAAAGTTCAAAAAGCAACCTTGAGCTTATAGTGGAGGAGAAAGATGCGTAA
- a CDS encoding M23 family metallopeptidase has product MRKGRVLVLLIFLVALGYALYQYTPIIKKNGISVIVYSPKGYFSANKEIKIHVSDGNAGIKSIEVKLVAMNTTIELAKKEFSDNFVKEFDLNFKTNKVVPEGRATFVVIVKDYSKNNYLNGFEKIVKFPVVVDSTPPQVILLSGTGRIAIGGTALAVFYAKDKDLKSVFLGVRHDGKLEKFKAYPAENIFGNRHVYMAFFTYPLSKLKDYSTDIYAEDMAGNLTIVHIPVYYSSWKQKVSRINITDAFIRDKVFAILQRENLPLKENLLSDFLYVNDVVRANNTKRIREICSQSVDKILWKGRFEQLRNSEVTATFNDKRMYYYKGKLVDIKYHKGYDLASIRNAKVNAANSGIVVFEGYLGVYGNAMIIDHGMGVFTLYGHLQSFLAKKGEFVRKGQIIAITDTTGLAGGDHLHFDVLVDGYYVNPIEWWDSHWIKTHILSVIDESKTRLSLINQ; this is encoded by the coding sequence ATGCGTAAAGGAAGGGTTCTTGTTCTTCTTATATTTCTTGTTGCTTTGGGATATGCTCTTTATCAATATACGCCTATAATTAAAAAGAATGGGATTTCCGTGATTGTTTATAGTCCAAAGGGCTATTTCTCTGCGAATAAGGAGATAAAAATTCATGTTTCAGATGGAAACGCTGGAATTAAGAGCATCGAAGTTAAGCTTGTTGCTATGAATACGACTATTGAGCTTGCAAAGAAGGAGTTTTCTGACAATTTTGTTAAGGAGTTTGACTTAAATTTTAAGACAAATAAAGTTGTGCCTGAAGGAAGGGCGACATTTGTTGTTATTGTTAAAGATTACAGCAAAAACAACTATCTTAATGGCTTTGAAAAGATTGTTAAGTTTCCTGTTGTTGTGGATTCAACACCACCACAGGTTATTCTTTTGAGTGGAACTGGTAGGATTGCGATAGGTGGAACGGCTTTAGCTGTGTTTTATGCAAAGGATAAAGATTTAAAAAGTGTGTTTTTGGGTGTTAGACATGATGGTAAGTTGGAAAAGTTTAAAGCTTATCCTGCAGAGAACATCTTTGGAAACAGGCATGTCTATATGGCTTTTTTCACATATCCACTTTCAAAACTTAAAGACTATTCAACGGATATCTATGCAGAAGATATGGCTGGCAATTTAACCATTGTTCACATACCGGTTTACTATAGTTCTTGGAAACAGAAGGTTAGCAGGATAAACATAACAGATGCATTTATTAGGGATAAAGTTTTTGCCATCTTACAAAGAGAGAATTTACCATTAAAGGAGAACCTTTTATCTGATTTTCTTTATGTTAACGATGTTGTTAGGGCAAATAATACAAAAAGAATAAGAGAAATATGTTCTCAATCCGTTGATAAGATTTTGTGGAAAGGTAGGTTTGAACAGCTTAGAAATTCAGAAGTTACTGCAACTTTCAATGACAAAAGGATGTATTATTACAAAGGTAAACTTGTTGATATTAAGTATCACAAGGGATATGACCTTGCAAGTATAAGAAATGCAAAAGTTAATGCTGCAAATTCTGGTATTGTTGTTTTTGAAGGATACTTAGGTGTTTATGGCAATGCTATGATAATAGACCATGGTATGGGTGTATTTACTCTTTACGGTCATCTTCAAAGTTTTTTGGCTAAAAAGGGTGAATTTGTAAGAAAAGGACAAATTATAGCAATTACAGACACAACGGGTCTTGCAGGCGGAGATCATTTACATTTCGATGTTCTTGTTGATGGGTATTATGTGAATCCTATAGAATGGTGGGATTCTCATTGGATAAAAACTCATATATTGAGTGTAATTGACGAATCAAAGACCCGTTTATCGCTTATAAATCAGTGA
- a CDS encoding Rqc2 family fibronectin-binding protein gives MNHYLFKYAIEKSKNLFLNKRISSITVHTSSLFSIGFKDSDYFLFANLSTNNSFIYPFKNRYGKRKKDEVAFFSFLKKKLVGCRLLKIEQSFSERVARFVFEDVRGSIVNRFNLIFEIMDRNTNAVITNDDGIVLFAFKSTDRIQAKKVYEMPAVDMPDLLKDDIDILLKRYRHGEDILGFGLGLRRLVKSKEEFVEFVIRLRDAFKKGRFELCKYGKDVYPFCFFEGGIRVDDNFLFGLFVLKPEEQEFGNAKNNLLRILKRRLNSLIRRLKKIDRELKTAEDFDKYRIYAENLMANPNLNVKYKDFVEIRDIYTSSVFKIPLNPDLDLFENAQHYFKKYKKAKNSVEIVKKRREETQIEIEFVEQLIFDLERASNYDELEDVRNIAIGEKIIREQLKRRRAKFEPYEHIKVEGFDAYVGKNARGNDIVALKLSSKNDLWFHAKNRPSAHLVLKLPSKLKDVSDSVKIEAAKQVACRTKAASGEKIEVDYTFVKNLRKPKGFKTGMVIYTNFKTITVEKNECN, from the coding sequence ATGAATCATTACCTTTTTAAATACGCAATAGAGAAAAGCAAAAATCTTTTTTTAAATAAGCGCATAAGTTCAATTACCGTTCACACATCTTCGCTTTTTAGTATAGGTTTTAAAGATAGCGACTATTTTCTATTTGCCAATCTTTCGACAAATAACAGTTTTATTTATCCGTTTAAGAATAGGTATGGGAAGAGAAAAAAGGACGAAGTTGCATTTTTTTCGTTTCTGAAGAAGAAACTTGTAGGCTGTAGGCTTTTGAAAATAGAGCAGAGTTTCTCTGAGCGTGTTGCTCGGTTTGTTTTTGAAGATGTGCGTGGCAGTATCGTGAATAGATTTAACTTGATTTTTGAGATAATGGATAGAAATACAAATGCTGTGATTACAAATGATGATGGTATTGTTCTATTTGCCTTTAAATCGACAGATAGGATTCAAGCAAAAAAGGTCTATGAGATGCCTGCTGTTGATATGCCTGATTTACTTAAGGATGATATAGATATACTGCTGAAAAGGTATCGACATGGCGAAGATATTTTGGGTTTTGGTCTTGGATTGAGAAGGCTTGTTAAATCCAAAGAAGAGTTTGTTGAGTTTGTAATAAGATTAAGGGATGCTTTCAAAAAGGGAAGATTTGAACTGTGTAAATACGGCAAAGATGTGTATCCGTTCTGCTTTTTTGAAGGTGGAATAAGGGTTGATGATAATTTTCTGTTTGGTCTATTTGTTTTGAAACCAGAAGAGCAGGAGTTTGGGAATGCTAAGAATAATCTGCTGCGCATTTTAAAAAGGCGATTGAATTCTTTGATTAGGAGACTTAAAAAGATTGACAGAGAGCTGAAAACTGCAGAAGATTTTGATAAATACAGGATATATGCAGAGAATCTGATGGCCAATCCAAACTTGAATGTTAAGTATAAAGATTTTGTTGAAATTAGAGATATATACACCTCTTCTGTTTTTAAGATTCCACTAAACCCTGATTTGGATTTGTTTGAGAATGCTCAACACTATTTTAAAAAGTATAAAAAGGCAAAAAACAGTGTTGAGATAGTCAAAAAGAGAAGAGAAGAGACGCAGATTGAGATAGAGTTTGTTGAGCAGCTTATATTTGACTTGGAAAGGGCTTCGAATTATGATGAGCTTGAAGACGTTAGAAATATAGCGATAGGAGAGAAAATAATAAGGGAGCAGCTGAAGAGAAGAAGGGCTAAGTTTGAACCGTATGAGCATATAAAGGTCGAAGGTTTTGATGCCTATGTGGGAAAGAATGCAAGGGGGAACGATATAGTTGCCTTGAAGCTCTCATCAAAAAACGACTTGTGGTTTCATGCAAAAAATAGACCTTCGGCACACCTTGTGCTAAAGTTACCGTCAAAGTTGAAAGATGTTTCGGATAGTGTTAAAATCGAAGCAGCCAAGCAGGTGGCATGCAGGACAAAGGCTGCAAGTGGAGAGAAGATAGAAGTGGATTATACTTTTGTTAAGAATTTAAGGAAACCTAAGGGTTTTAAAACGGGAATGGTTATCTATACGAACTTTAAAACCATAACGGTGGAGAAAAATGAGTGTAATTGA
- the priA gene encoding replication restart helicase PriA, with the protein MFYYYVLFPLAINGGFVYESKQEIELGRRVVVDFKSKKRIGIVWKESQKPEYETKEILSLLDDRAILNEEFIETLKFFSFYYLSYEGLLLRSSLPKRIFSTFEDIELKKESVEVSINPSAFELTEEQKKIVESISLNSFSVNLIFGVTGSGKTEVYLRLIDKVLESGKKAIVLVPEIALTPQYIEIFKERFDESLISVIHSRLTPRQRFLNWIEFNNSRKRILIGTRSAVFVNFSDVGIVVVDEENDESYKQESEPTYNAKDIAIYRAKKLNIPVVLSSATPSVESFYKAEEGKFRLFRLTKRVMELELPKVEFVKLEDKEMFSDYTIEAIKETLKENKTVAVLVNRRGFAEYMVCEDCGYVFLCPNCSVSLTYHKEDNSLRCHWCEARFDIPSVCPKCGSANLSIRGVGSEKVVEALKSIFPDKTIERFDRDSTSKKGEFERIITALREGRIDILVGTQMLSKGHDISKIGLVVVAELESLFVMPDFRATERALSLIIQTAGRSGRREAGQVIIQTVSDSPPFEEYIRNHDFESFLKSEIATRKAFLYPPFSRIIRIIAEKRKKDAAYELICDVKSKIEGKLNVVGPTRCPIFKLRNRYRYHLLIKSFSALKDISILREIIGFKDGIHFDVDPVNFF; encoded by the coding sequence ATGTTTTACTATTATGTCCTTTTTCCTTTGGCTATAAATGGTGGATTTGTATATGAGTCTAAACAAGAGATAGAGCTCGGCAGAAGGGTTGTTGTTGATTTTAAATCAAAGAAGCGTATCGGTATCGTATGGAAGGAGAGCCAAAAACCCGAATATGAGACAAAAGAGATTCTTAGTCTGCTCGATGATAGGGCGATTTTGAACGAAGAATTCATTGAGACGCTTAAGTTTTTCTCATTTTACTATTTAAGCTATGAAGGTTTGCTTCTTAGAAGTTCGCTTCCGAAAAGGATTTTTTCGACATTTGAAGATATTGAGCTTAAAAAAGAGAGTGTTGAAGTTAGTATAAACCCTTCTGCTTTTGAACTTACAGAAGAGCAGAAAAAGATTGTTGAAAGTATAAGTCTTAACAGTTTCAGTGTTAATCTAATTTTTGGTGTTACTGGTTCTGGTAAGACAGAAGTTTATTTAAGGCTTATTGATAAGGTTTTAGAAAGTGGCAAAAAGGCTATAGTTCTTGTGCCTGAGATAGCTTTAACACCGCAGTATATTGAGATTTTTAAAGAGAGATTCGATGAAAGCTTAATAAGTGTTATTCATTCAAGATTGACACCAAGGCAGCGATTTTTAAACTGGATAGAGTTTAATAATTCAAGAAAAAGGATTCTTATAGGCACAAGGTCTGCCGTATTTGTTAATTTTTCCGATGTCGGGATAGTTGTTGTTGATGAAGAGAATGACGAGTCGTATAAACAGGAGAGTGAGCCAACATATAACGCTAAGGATATTGCCATATACAGGGCAAAAAAGCTTAATATTCCTGTTGTGTTGAGTTCAGCAACGCCTTCGGTTGAGAGTTTCTATAAGGCAGAAGAAGGAAAATTTAGGTTATTTAGGCTTACAAAACGGGTGATGGAGTTGGAATTGCCGAAGGTTGAATTTGTTAAGTTGGAAGATAAAGAGATGTTTAGTGATTACACAATTGAAGCTATAAAAGAGACGCTAAAAGAGAACAAAACCGTTGCCGTTTTAGTCAACAGAAGGGGCTTTGCCGAATATATGGTTTGTGAAGATTGTGGTTATGTTTTTTTGTGTCCGAACTGCAGCGTCTCTTTGACATACCACAAAGAAGATAATTCTCTAAGATGCCACTGGTGTGAAGCAAGGTTTGATATTCCTTCTGTTTGTCCTAAATGCGGCTCAGCCAACCTATCTATTCGTGGTGTCGGTTCTGAGAAGGTTGTTGAAGCTTTAAAATCCATTTTTCCAGACAAAACAATAGAGCGTTTCGATAGGGATTCAACTTCCAAAAAAGGTGAATTTGAAAGGATTATAACAGCTTTAAGGGAAGGCAGGATAGATATACTCGTTGGAACTCAGATGCTATCAAAAGGTCATGATATATCTAAAATAGGTCTTGTTGTTGTAGCAGAGCTTGAGTCTTTGTTTGTTATGCCGGATTTTAGGGCAACAGAAAGAGCTTTATCGCTTATTATTCAAACGGCTGGTAGAAGCGGAAGGAGAGAAGCAGGACAGGTTATAATTCAAACAGTATCGGATAGTCCGCCTTTTGAAGAGTATATAAGAAACCACGATTTTGAATCTTTTTTGAAGAGTGAGATTGCAACAAGAAAAGCGTTTCTTTATCCGCCTTTTAGCAGGATTATAAGAATTATTGCAGAGAAGAGAAAAAAGGATGCTGCTTATGAGCTAATCTGCGATGTAAAGTCAAAGATAGAAGGAAAGCTCAATGTTGTTGGCCCAACAAGGTGTCCTATATTTAAGTTGAGAAACAGATACAGGTATCATCTGTTGATAAAGAGTTTCTCTGCTCTTAAGGATATATCCATTCTAAGGGAGATTATTGGTTTTAAAGATGGCATCCATTTTGATGTTGACCCAGTAAATTTTTTTTAA
- a CDS encoding slipin family protein translates to MFTFVIVAIVLVIFLTSIRIVKEYERAVIFRLGRVIGAKGPGIFFLWPIIDTMIKVNLRLITVEIQPQDVITKDNVTIKISAVVYFKVIDPVKSVIQVNNYFYAIEQLAQTTLRSVCGQMELDRLLSEREHVNAEIQSILDKHSDSWGVKVTLVELKQIDLPQDMQRAMARQAEAERDRRAKIISAEGEYQAAQKLKEAAQIISEYPQALQLRYLQTLNEISAKNNTTTILPIPLDLLRSISQKE, encoded by the coding sequence ATGTTTACATTTGTAATCGTCGCGATAGTGCTCGTCATTTTTTTGACATCAATAAGAATAGTAAAGGAGTATGAGAGAGCCGTAATATTCAGACTCGGCCGCGTCATAGGAGCAAAAGGGCCTGGCATATTCTTCTTATGGCCTATCATCGACACGATGATAAAGGTTAACCTAAGACTTATAACTGTCGAGATACAACCACAGGATGTAATAACAAAGGATAATGTAACGATAAAAATCAGTGCAGTTGTATATTTTAAGGTTATAGACCCGGTAAAAAGCGTCATTCAGGTAAATAACTATTTCTATGCAATCGAACAGCTCGCCCAAACGACACTCAGAAGCGTATGCGGTCAGATGGAACTTGACAGGCTTCTATCCGAAAGGGAGCATGTAAATGCAGAGATACAGTCAATCTTGGATAAACACTCAGACAGCTGGGGCGTCAAAGTCACACTCGTTGAGCTAAAGCAGATAGACTTACCACAGGATATGCAGCGTGCAATGGCAAGACAGGCAGAAGCAGAAAGAGATAGGAGAGCAAAAATAATCAGTGCAGAAGGTGAGTATCAGGCAGCACAAAAACTAAAAGAAGCAGCCCAAATTATCTCAGAATACCCACAAGCCCTGCAGCTTAGATATTTACAAACCCTAAATGAGATATCAGCCAAAAACAACACAACGACAATTCTACCTATACCTTTAGACCTGCTAAGAAGCATATCTCAGAAAGAGTAA